From the genome of Topomyia yanbarensis strain Yona2022 unplaced genomic scaffold, ASM3024719v1 HiC_scaffold_12, whole genome shotgun sequence, one region includes:
- the LOC131694664 gene encoding histone H4-like has translation MTGRGKGLGKGGAKRHRKVLRDNIQGITKPAIRRLARRGGVKRISGLIYEETRGVLKIFLENVIRDAVTYTEHAKRKTVTAMDVVYALKRQGRTLYGFGG, from the coding sequence ATGACTGGCCGTGGCAAAGGGCTCGGCAAGGGAGGCGCTAAGCGGCACCGCAAGGTGCTTCGTGACAATATCCAGGGCATCACCAAACCCGCCATTCGTCGTCTGGCTCGACGTGGAGGAGTGAAGCGAATCTCCGGTTTGATATACGAGGAAACCCGTGGTGTGCTGAAGATTTTTCTGGAAAACGTTATCCGGGACGCTGTGACGTACACTGAACATGCCAAACGGAAGACCGTCACTGCGATGGATGTCGTCTATGCGCTTAAACGCCAGGGACGCACATTGTacggttttggtggttaa